In a single window of the Gossypium hirsutum isolate 1008001.06 chromosome D02, Gossypium_hirsutum_v2.1, whole genome shotgun sequence genome:
- the LOC107927676 gene encoding cytochrome P450 CYP749A22-like, whose protein sequence is MTPAVIASVETMLEKWKGQEGKEIEVFHEFRLLTSEVISRTAFGSSYLEGEKVFAMLNKLSIIMSRNLYNTRIPLINKLWKPADMLESEELAKEIQYYVMKMVKKREDKVVNGEADSFGNDFLGLLINA, encoded by the exons ATGACACCAGCTGTAATTGCCAGCGTTGAAACAATGCTAGAGAAATGGAAAGGCCAAGAAGGCAAAGAGATTGAAGTGTTCCATGAATTTAGATTATTGACTTCAGAAGTGATATCAAGAACAGCTTTTGGTAGCAGTTACTTGGAAGGAGAGAAGGTTTTTGCCATGTTGAACAAGCTGTCAATAATTATGAGTCGAAATCTTTATAATACTAGAATTCCTTTGATCAA CAAGTTATGGAAACCTGCCGATATGCTAGAGTCTGAAGAACTTGCAAAAGAAATACAATATTATGTGATGAAGATGGTTAAGAAAAGAGAAGACAAAGTTGTGAATGGAGAAGCTGATAGCTTTGGCAATGATTTTCTAGGATTACTTATAAATGCCTAA